The window TTCACGCCGGACAACGCCGGTGCCACCTCCCGCGTGCGGCTCACCTTCACGCGGTCGCCCGCCGAGCTGTCCGACGCCGTCCCGCGCCTCGTCCGAGCCTGGGGACGGGTCGCCGGCCGGCAGCGCCCGGCAGGCTCCCGCGCGTAGGGGCTCGGTCAGCGGTCCGGCTGCCCGATCCACGCCACGTACAGCTGCGGGTCGGACGCTCCGGGACCCGAGGACACCCATGCCACCCGCTCCCCTGCCACGGCCACGTCGGCGACCACGCCCTCCAGCCGATAGACCCGGCCGTCGAGCAGCAGAAAGCCCGCCGGCCCGCTCATCCACGCCACCGCCCGCTCGTCGGCGTCGATCCCGGTCACGTCGCCCTCCAGCTCGGCCAGCGTGACGGCCTCCGACGCCCGGTCGAGCACGTACAGGTCACCTGCCAGCCCCCACGCCAGCACCCCGTCCGACGACGCCATCCGCGTCACCGTCTCGGCCCGGTACTCAGCCACCGGCGGGAGCGTCATGACGGGCCGCACGAGGCCGTCGTCCGAACGCGCCGAGAGCTCGACGCCGGCTCCCAGGTCGTTCGCCGCCCACGCCACCCCGTCCGACATGGCGGTGAACCCGGTGGCGCCCCCGACCACGGTCTCAGCCTCGCCGTTCGCCAGCCGGACCCGGACCTGCTCGATCTCACCCTGGTCCGCCAGCCGCTGCAGGTGCAGATATGAACCGCTCAGCCCGATCTGGTACCCCACCGGCACCGGCTCGCCCGACGACTCCACGAGCGTGCGCACCTCGGGGTCCCGCACGTCGTCGACCACACGGATCGCCCAAGGTGACAGCTCGCTCTCCGGCGTCGCCACCTCCAGCCAAGCGATCCGGTCACCCTGGCGCACGATGTGGGCAATCTCCGCGTTGTGGCCGTCGACAGTGCCGTTGTGGGCGAGCACTGTGCGGTCCCCGGTGGCCGCGAGCAGCTCGAGCACCAGCATCCGGTCGGGATACACGTCGCCGTCGTCCGGGCCAGGGGACATCTCGGTGATCGTCACGATCGAGCCGTCCGCCGCCAGCGTGTCCGTCTGACCGCTACCCACAGTGGTCCAGGGCACGTCGTCGACCATGTTCGCGTCGACGACGGCGCCCGCCTCGACGGGGTCGGGCGCGGCCCCCACCTCGATCCGGACCACGCACGTCCCCTCCGGCCAGGGAGAGCCTCCCGGACCTGACGGCTCCGCCGCGCAGTCACCGGGCAGCGCGTCGGCGTCGGGCTGCTCCAGGCCCACGAGCGTGCGGAACCACTCGCTGCCCGGCAGCGCGACCGGGCCCAGGCCCGGGACGGGGACCGGGCCCGCCAGGAAGAACGCGACCACGATTGCCGCCACGCCACCCAGCACCGCCTGCGCGGCGCGCCG is drawn from Promicromonospora sp. Populi and contains these coding sequences:
- a CDS encoding SigE family RNA polymerase sigma factor — its product is MSIHAPERAEVRVVRSRDQEFVAFVGDARPYLFRTAYLLCGDPHRAEDLVQGTFERVFRSWHKVRSEPRAYARRILVNLRTDTWRRTSRTDLPGDDVIRLPDTPDHAARVAVRDELVQALAQLPPQQRRVVVMRHLLDLSEAQVADELGRSVGTVKSTNARGLENLRSILERADLADIPVPHRDAAETLGASRAALRRRRAAQAVLGGVAAIVVAFFLAGPVPVPGLGPVALPGSEWFRTLVGLEQPDADALPGDCAAEPSGPGGSPWPEGTCVVRIEVGAAPDPVEAGAVVDANMVDDVPWTTVGSGQTDTLAADGSIVTITEMSPGPDDGDVYPDRMLVLELLAATGDRTVLAHNGTVDGHNAEIAHIVRQGDRIAWLEVATPESELSPWAIRVVDDVRDPEVRTLVESSGEPVPVGYQIGLSGSYLHLQRLADQGEIEQVRVRLANGEAETVVGGATGFTAMSDGVAWAANDLGAGVELSARSDDGLVRPVMTLPPVAEYRAETVTRMASSDGVLAWGLAGDLYVLDRASEAVTLAELEGDVTGIDADERAVAWMSGPAGFLLLDGRVYRLEGVVADVAVAGERVAWVSSGPGASDPQLYVAWIGQPDR